CACGGGAAGCCAAGCCTCCAAAAAAGCGCTGCCTCCTTGCTCCCCGGTGGGATTATCCGGAAGGAACCCCGAACGGTGGTAGTACCTCTCTCCCCTCTGCACCTCCTCCTGCATCACCCAGCCTGAAGTCGCACCCGCCTCCTCCGGAGAAGTAGTAGAATATACTTCATCCACCCCAAACCAGgtcagattatttttttctcatttgagaCATACAGGCTCTCTGAAAATTAATTATTCAATTTCCCAGAtttccttcccctttctctgttctCTCCGTGATTTAGGAATTGAAGAAAGAATATGCAGGCATTAAATACCTCTTTCACAAAATATCCTAGGATGAAATTATGGGTATTTAATgatattaagtaatttttaaaatgcattagcTGTAataattgtggttttattttttaagaaatagacaaatattttcatgtttggaAGTAATTCACTGGGGCAAAGGTGGGGGATCCAGACAAAATGTTCATGAGGTCATTATTATTAAAGCTGTGTGATGTATACATGGGGGTTCAGTATATTGCTCTCActactttttttttactgaagttgatagacaatattgtattggtttcaaatatacagcacagtgattcaacagttacctacattattaaatgctccccccaactagtgtagttactatttgtcaacatacagagatgttacagaactattcacTATATTCTGTGTGCTATACTTTCAAcccgtgaccaatttatattattatttaaattttgtgcctctttatccccttaaccagtttcacccatccaccccaaccaCTCCGCCATGGTAAACAccggtcacttctcagtgtctatgactctACTGGTGTttcgttcattttgttttgtttttagattccacatgtaaatgaaatcatatggtatttgtctttttctgcctagcttatttcacctagcataataacctctaaatccatccatgttgccacaaataaTAGGCGTTCTCACTActtttgtgtatatttaaaaCTTCTCCATTTACAAAATGCTTGGTTCAAGATCAATAACAGCAGTGTATTGAAGATCAGAATCCTATGCCTAGCACTGTGCTGACAGAAGGTATTGAAAGGTGAGCCTTCAGAAGTGTTTGAGTGTTCTCCGTGAatttaataagtaaaaaaaaagaaaaagttacaatATGGTAAGTCAAATCCAAGTGCTATAATATTTAATTGCTCAAGgcatgcagggagcacccaggATGGACTAAGCCATTCTGCCTAGTAGTGATCCTGACTCATAAAAGAGGAAGGGGGAACTCTGGGTGGGCGGTAAAGGGTGAGTGACATCTGCCctgtggagagggagggaatgcTTTTCAGGCCTAGTGTTTCCAGAACAAAGGCCCCAAGGCAGGCTTGTTCTGGGAAAAGCTTGGCTGTAACTCTGAATCTGTGAGAAGGGCTAGGTTAGACAGAGTGATGCAGGACCTTAAATGTTATGCTGAGGCATATGCAGTTTAATCCATAATCAGTGACAACCACTGAGGTTTTCAAGCAAGTGATGTATTTTAGGAGTCCAACTCCTAAAATGTTTATGAGAAACAACTATTTAGATGAGTTCAtagaatggaaataataaaaaaaatctgacCTAAACTTCACAGATCCTTGAAAGCCAAAGGAGACAAGGCATCATCTTCCTTCGTCCAATAAACCTTTATGGAATTCCTGCAATTGTGCTTTCAGAAGCTATAGGCGATGGATGACCAAGGCATAGTGCCTAGACACAGTAGGAGTGAAAcagatatttgaataaataagtcAATGAATGCCAGCTTAGCGATGGAAACTAAGGGGGTTCCAAACGGGGTTTGGTGGTCGTTCATAGAAAAATAATTAGCTCTATTCTTGCTTGAAACCATTGCCTAGTTATTTCTTACAGTCTGAATTGCCTCGACTTTACCTCTCTGTCCAAAGGGGTAGTGGTGGGGAGTGGGGTA
This DNA window, taken from Manis pentadactyla isolate mManPen7 chromosome X, mManPen7.hap1, whole genome shotgun sequence, encodes the following:
- the LOC130678820 gene encoding negative regulator of P-body association; this translates as MGDHPCTSGRSTLPPGNTREAKPPKKRCLLAPRWDYPEGTPNGGSTSLPSAPPPASPSLKSHPPPPEK